One part of the Terrimicrobium sacchariphilum genome encodes these proteins:
- the amt gene encoding ammonium transporter, with amino-acid sequence MDATNLLWVFACSALVMCMQIGFCMLESGLVRSKNTINVALKNLIDFVIASLLFWAFAFGLMFGTSAGWIGTTGFFFSPAEHASNTQNAFFLFQMMFCATAATIVSGAVAERMRFGGYLLVTILISGLLYPIAGGWAWNPSGWLKQLGFVDFAGSTVVHSMGGWMALAAAMVIGPRLGRFDSKLPLANPHSLVTSTVGVLVLFVAWLGFNGGSTLALDHRVGMIIVNTVLAGCAGCLSAMGAVWYFQKLPLLPETLNGCVAGLVAVTAGCHAVSPGEAVFIGAVGGIISYFAVHLLDHWKIDDVVGASAAHAIPGVWGTLAVALFGDLAALGTGLNRSQQLGVQCLGAVVFFLCAFGVGWLLLTAINRLVPLRINEEGERIGLNVAEHGASTEIIDLLSEMSRHSTRGDFTSRLDFQPHTEVGQIAAEYNKVIGKVSDEMDMREIFARRLEQEREALDASQRKIISSIEYARRIQESILPRPETLERMIPDHFIIYRPRDIVSGDFYWCLAREDSFYLAVIDCTGHGVPGAFMSMMSFVLLQQIVIERGANDPADILSRLHGRVRAALGQNSPTNDNKDGMDAALVRIDPDKIVFAGAGLPLVWVDGSSGTPLYGEIRGDRHGLGGGAHLPAKIQYVQHKVPRTKDLSIYLFSDGVIHQPNHLRRPFDKSGLRNLVLSVHGTPMMRQGAEIAAQLEAFRGGATQRDDITLVGVNVSIGA; translated from the coding sequence ATGGACGCGACGAACCTGCTCTGGGTATTCGCCTGCTCTGCACTGGTGATGTGCATGCAGATCGGTTTCTGCATGCTGGAGTCTGGACTCGTCCGGTCGAAGAACACGATCAATGTTGCGCTCAAGAATCTGATCGACTTCGTCATCGCGTCGCTTCTCTTCTGGGCATTCGCGTTCGGCCTGATGTTTGGCACGTCTGCGGGCTGGATAGGCACGACGGGTTTCTTTTTCTCCCCGGCGGAACACGCCAGCAATACCCAGAACGCATTTTTCCTTTTCCAGATGATGTTCTGCGCTACCGCGGCGACCATTGTTTCTGGAGCCGTTGCCGAGCGTATGCGCTTCGGCGGGTATTTGCTCGTGACCATACTGATCTCCGGCCTGCTCTACCCCATAGCCGGCGGCTGGGCATGGAACCCCTCCGGGTGGCTGAAGCAACTGGGATTTGTCGACTTCGCCGGCTCGACGGTCGTGCATAGCATGGGCGGCTGGATGGCTCTGGCGGCGGCAATGGTCATCGGTCCGAGACTCGGCCGGTTCGACAGCAAGCTACCTCTGGCCAATCCGCACAGCTTGGTCACCTCCACGGTGGGCGTACTGGTCCTCTTCGTCGCATGGCTGGGCTTCAATGGCGGGAGCACCCTTGCCCTCGACCATCGAGTCGGGATGATCATCGTCAATACCGTGCTCGCCGGATGCGCGGGTTGCCTGAGCGCGATGGGAGCAGTATGGTATTTCCAAAAGCTCCCGCTCCTGCCCGAGACGCTCAATGGATGCGTGGCAGGTCTCGTCGCCGTAACGGCAGGCTGCCATGCCGTTTCTCCCGGCGAAGCGGTTTTCATCGGGGCAGTGGGAGGCATCATCAGCTATTTCGCCGTTCATCTCCTGGACCACTGGAAAATCGATGACGTGGTGGGAGCGAGCGCGGCTCACGCGATTCCCGGAGTATGGGGGACATTGGCCGTCGCTCTGTTCGGCGACCTTGCAGCGCTCGGCACCGGCCTCAATCGCTCCCAGCAGCTCGGCGTACAATGCCTGGGTGCCGTGGTTTTTTTCCTTTGTGCATTCGGCGTCGGCTGGCTGCTTCTGACCGCCATCAACCGCCTGGTTCCCCTCCGGATCAACGAGGAAGGCGAGCGCATCGGCCTCAACGTCGCTGAGCATGGAGCGAGCACCGAGATCATCGACCTGCTCAGCGAGATGTCGCGTCACAGTACGCGAGGAGACTTCACCTCCCGTCTGGATTTTCAACCCCACACCGAGGTGGGACAGATCGCCGCCGAGTATAACAAGGTGATCGGCAAGGTCAGCGATGAGATGGACATGAGGGAGATATTTGCGCGTCGCCTGGAGCAGGAGCGCGAGGCCCTCGACGCCAGCCAGCGCAAGATCATCAGCAGCATCGAGTATGCCCGGCGTATCCAGGAGTCCATCCTTCCCCGGCCCGAGACACTCGAGCGAATGATCCCGGACCACTTCATCATCTACAGGCCCCGCGACATCGTTTCGGGCGATTTTTACTGGTGTCTCGCCCGGGAAGATTCGTTTTACCTCGCGGTGATCGACTGTACAGGGCACGGAGTGCCAGGGGCGTTCATGTCGATGATGTCGTTTGTGTTGCTCCAGCAGATCGTCATCGAACGCGGCGCAAACGACCCTGCGGATATCCTTTCGCGACTCCACGGCAGGGTCCGGGCCGCGCTAGGGCAAAACTCGCCCACCAATGACAACAAGGACGGCATGGACGCCGCACTCGTGCGCATCGATCCCGACAAGATCGTCTTCGCCGGGGCGGGACTCCCGCTGGTCTGGGTCGATGGATCCAGCGGTACCCCGCTTTATGGTGAGATCCGCGGCGACCGTCACGGGCTGGGAGGGGGGGCTCACTTGCCCGCCAAGATTCAGTACGTCCAGCACAAGGTGCCTCGTACGAAGGATCTTTCGATCTATCTTTTCAGCGATGGCGTCATTCATCAACCCAACCACCTTCGTCGCCCCTTCGACAAATCCGGCCTGCGCAACCTCGTGCTCAGTGTCCACGGCACTCCGATGATGCGGCAGGGTGCCGAGATCGCGGCGCAGCTTGAAGCATTCCGCGGCGGAGCCACCCAGCGGGACGACATCACGCTGGTCGGTGTAAATGTCTCTATCGGAGCATGA
- a CDS encoding DUF6272 family protein, giving the protein MKATPAIAPASRVVLEIRGPVTQAEIAAATTRLMNSLVAPRPVTHLLKTIFVEMAQNVLKHSQNTSAIPAIISITDTVDSFTIHSRNAASPAAARQVAEIVSDTDRLSRTGLVRIRRAELHKPRQPGCAGIGLIEIRRKTGSPVACTISPLSADESIVEITAILRKHDCS; this is encoded by the coding sequence ATGAAAGCAACCCCCGCCATCGCACCCGCCTCTCGCGTCGTGCTGGAGATCCGCGGTCCGGTTACACAAGCCGAAATCGCTGCCGCGACCACCCGGCTCATGAACTCCCTGGTCGCTCCGCGGCCAGTCACCCACCTCTTGAAAACCATTTTCGTGGAAATGGCGCAAAACGTGCTGAAACACTCACAAAACACCTCAGCCATTCCTGCGATCATCTCCATCACCGACACCGTCGATTCTTTCACGATCCACAGCCGCAATGCCGCATCGCCGGCCGCAGCCAGACAGGTCGCCGAGATCGTCTCGGATACGGATCGACTCAGCCGCACCGGACTCGTAAGGATCCGGCGTGCGGAACTGCATAAGCCACGGCAACCTGGCTGTGCAGGCATCGGACTAATCGAGATCCGGCGTAAAACTGGCTCTCCGGTAGCCTGCACCATCAGCCCGCTTTCCGCCGACGAGTCGATCGTCGAGATCACAGCAATATTGCGCAAACACGACTGCTCATGA
- a CDS encoding DUF1987 domain-containing protein, whose translation MSPLEIPATDYTPHVFEDSKTGVIWFKGEAYPENASAYFQPIMEWMRSRIGEKQPLKLAFSLDYLNTSSTKALLDLLALLEAYHQQGGKVSVIWYYQSDLEVMKETGEELLHDFSLPRLLEPLGRLT comes from the coding sequence ATGAGCCCTCTTGAGATTCCAGCCACCGACTATACGCCGCATGTCTTCGAGGATTCGAAAACCGGAGTCATCTGGTTCAAAGGTGAAGCTTACCCAGAAAATGCCAGTGCTTACTTTCAGCCGATCATGGAGTGGATGCGCTCAAGGATTGGGGAAAAGCAGCCTCTGAAGCTGGCCTTTTCCCTCGATTACCTGAATACCAGCTCGACCAAAGCGCTGCTCGACCTCCTCGCCCTTCTCGAGGCGTATCACCAACAGGGCGGCAAGGTGTCCGTCATCTGGTATTATCAGTCAGATCTCGAGGTGATGAAGGAGACCGGGGAGGAACTCCTCCACGATTTCTCGCTTCCCCGCTTGCTAGAACCTCTCGGAAGATTAACCTAA
- a CDS encoding sensor histidine kinase, translated as MAVLGKRPSFSHSREEAMQALFAKELSVLKEAEGAFTRHPPPEELEHYCEMLAEHYRSMLAQMMKLTSISDATQLQLKRTKLELSSALSNVERLNRNLEAVSQEKDEILALAAHDLRSPLSGIRGLADLIVEESASQAGEIPAFAREIVNVADDTLEMIRDILDIYRLDGGTSAGQHTETLRISDLLAEASDISRANALRKRITMVIESVNADCEILLEKALVVRILENLISNALKYSPHESVVTVRIDIEGKFLQIHVRDQGPGLSEADQAKLFKKFARLASRPTGGESSIGLGLAIVDRIVQHLGGRVWVETTPGQGATFRVELPVTVAG; from the coding sequence ATGGCAGTGCTGGGAAAACGACCGTCATTCAGCCATTCCCGTGAGGAAGCCATGCAGGCTTTGTTCGCGAAGGAGTTGTCTGTCCTCAAGGAAGCCGAGGGAGCCTTTACGCGGCATCCGCCCCCGGAGGAGTTGGAACACTACTGCGAGATGCTTGCCGAGCATTACCGCTCGATGCTCGCCCAGATGATGAAGCTGACCAGCATCAGCGATGCCACCCAGCTCCAGCTCAAACGCACGAAACTTGAGCTCTCCTCCGCTCTTTCCAACGTCGAGCGCCTGAATCGCAATCTCGAGGCGGTCAGCCAGGAAAAAGACGAGATCCTCGCTCTGGCCGCGCACGACCTTCGGTCGCCCTTGTCGGGCATTCGTGGCCTCGCGGATCTCATCGTGGAGGAATCCGCCTCTCAAGCCGGAGAGATTCCCGCCTTTGCGCGGGAGATCGTCAACGTCGCCGACGATACGCTCGAGATGATACGGGACATTCTCGATATTTACCGTCTCGATGGAGGCACCTCGGCCGGCCAGCATACAGAGACCCTTCGTATTTCCGACCTGCTTGCCGAGGCCTCGGATATCTCCCGGGCCAATGCGTTGCGCAAGCGCATTACGATGGTCATCGAATCAGTCAACGCCGACTGCGAGATCCTCCTCGAGAAGGCCCTGGTGGTACGCATCCTGGAGAATCTCATTTCCAATGCGCTGAAATACTCCCCGCACGAGAGCGTGGTCACAGTGCGCATCGATATTGAGGGCAAGTTTCTCCAGATTCACGTGCGCGATCAGGGACCGGGCCTGAGCGAGGCGGATCAGGCAAAACTCTTCAAGAAATTTGCGCGCCTTGCCTCCCGCCCCACCGGCGGCGAGTCCTCGATCGGCCTTGGCCTCGCCATTGTCGACCGCATCGTCCAGCATCTTGGCGGTCGTGTCTGGGTGGAAACCACACCCGGCCAGGGGGCCACCTTCCGCGTCGAGCTACCCGTCACTGTGGCAGGGTAG